In Persicimonas caeni, a single window of DNA contains:
- a CDS encoding chemotaxis protein CheB, whose protein sequence is MSDPKIALVVAESAQLRQELAASLEHEEPHIEVGATVPAGPLAVRKLEQLQPDLVVIQGNLAGDVVRELISELRAESPGIPVMLRMPSINPFHPQQTPVNEGFERRITKRLHPPFDEQATTRKVKPLSLPSVAEALEEDSEPVSAAQPGASEFARRPPTLVKGGPIDAIVIGISTGGPPALAEVLPQLPPGLPPIFVVQHMPAQFTSQLAIRLSQQGQVPVIEATTQTPVRPSHCWIAPGDYHMTLRRESTSVLIDLNQDPPVHSSRPSVDVLFKSAADIYGSHLLAVVMTGMGCDGLEGCEAIRAKGGHVLVQDEESSVVWGMPGSVARAGLADEIIPLDLIASTIVCRVQSSRQKILTKPVSEESSR, encoded by the coding sequence ATGAGCGACCCCAAGATTGCTCTGGTCGTGGCCGAATCGGCCCAGCTTCGCCAGGAGTTGGCCGCTAGCCTCGAGCACGAAGAGCCTCATATCGAGGTGGGGGCGACGGTGCCTGCCGGGCCGTTGGCCGTGCGCAAGCTCGAGCAGCTCCAGCCCGATTTGGTGGTCATCCAGGGCAATCTGGCCGGGGACGTGGTGCGCGAATTGATCAGTGAGCTACGCGCCGAGTCGCCCGGCATTCCGGTGATGCTGCGCATGCCGAGCATCAACCCGTTCCATCCGCAGCAGACGCCGGTCAACGAAGGCTTCGAGCGACGCATCACCAAGCGTCTGCACCCGCCGTTCGACGAGCAGGCGACCACCCGCAAGGTCAAGCCGTTGAGCCTGCCGAGCGTGGCCGAGGCGTTGGAGGAAGACTCCGAGCCTGTGAGCGCCGCGCAACCCGGCGCGTCCGAGTTCGCGCGCCGCCCGCCCACCCTGGTCAAAGGGGGGCCGATCGACGCGATCGTCATTGGGATCTCGACCGGCGGCCCGCCCGCGCTGGCGGAGGTGTTGCCGCAATTGCCCCCGGGGCTGCCGCCGATTTTCGTCGTCCAGCATATGCCGGCGCAGTTCACCTCGCAGTTGGCCATCAGGCTCAGCCAGCAGGGACAGGTTCCCGTCATCGAGGCGACGACCCAGACGCCGGTGCGCCCGTCGCACTGCTGGATCGCGCCCGGCGACTACCACATGACGCTGCGTCGCGAGTCGACCAGCGTGCTCATCGATCTCAATCAAGATCCACCCGTTCACAGCTCGCGTCCCTCGGTCGACGTGCTCTTCAAGTCGGCCGCCGACATCTACGGCTCGCACCTGTTGGCGGTCGTCATGACCGGCATGGGCTGCGACGGGTTGGAGGGCTGTGAAGCTATCCGCGCCAAAGGAGGACACGTTCTCGTTCAGGATGAAGAGTCTTCGGTCGTCTGGGGGATGCCCGGGTCGGTCGCTCGCGCAGGGTTGGCCGACGAGATCATTCCGCTCGATTTGATCGCCTCGACGATTGTGTGTCGGGTCCAATCGAGCCGCCAAAAAATCCTTACAAAGCCAGTCAGCGAGGAGTCGAGTCGATGA
- a CDS encoding methyl-accepting chemotaxis protein, producing the protein MSTAETQENTAHWGSVANQKLDEIEYKYTTKQDYADGFGLTQQMLERMPTPVMRADLEFNITWVNQATRDLVATLPGLPVGPDELVGVNIDIFHKDPAHQRGILADPANLPHEAEIPFGDGEVMWLKVEPLFDADGEYIGPMVAWDVVTDKAEAIKRAEEMREGVGNIVDVVDAVSRGDLTTKLDLEGDDDVARIGQAVDRLIDRLREDLSQISDNSKYLSQSADALAGVSRLLDEGAGTTSTRAGTASAASEQVSQSIDNMAAAAEQMTASIQEIARNASNAAGVGAQAVDIAQSTNDTMSKLGTSSTEIGKVIKVITSIAQQTNLLALNATIEAARAGEAGKGFAVVANEVKELAKETARATEEIGEQVQSIQDDASAAVDAITQISEVVNQINDLQHAIASAVEEQTATTNEISRSAAEAARGSNEVSASIVDVADAADATTGMANETLNSADALKGTAGELSKLVARFQL; encoded by the coding sequence ATGAGCACTGCCGAGACGCAAGAGAACACCGCCCACTGGGGCAGCGTGGCCAATCAGAAGCTCGACGAGATCGAGTACAAGTACACGACCAAGCAGGACTACGCTGACGGGTTCGGGCTGACCCAGCAGATGCTCGAGCGCATGCCTACCCCGGTGATGCGCGCCGACCTCGAGTTCAACATCACCTGGGTCAACCAGGCCACGCGCGACCTGGTCGCCACGCTGCCGGGCCTGCCGGTGGGCCCCGACGAGCTGGTCGGCGTCAATATCGACATCTTCCACAAAGATCCGGCGCACCAGCGCGGCATTCTTGCCGACCCGGCAAATCTTCCCCACGAGGCCGAGATCCCGTTTGGCGACGGCGAGGTGATGTGGCTCAAGGTCGAGCCGCTATTCGACGCCGACGGCGAGTATATCGGGCCGATGGTGGCCTGGGACGTGGTCACCGACAAGGCCGAGGCCATCAAGCGGGCCGAGGAGATGCGCGAGGGCGTGGGCAATATCGTCGACGTGGTCGACGCGGTCAGCCGCGGCGACCTGACGACCAAGCTCGATCTCGAGGGCGACGACGACGTGGCCCGCATCGGCCAGGCCGTCGACCGGCTCATCGACCGATTGCGCGAGGACCTGAGTCAGATCAGCGACAACTCCAAGTATCTGTCCCAGTCGGCCGACGCGCTCGCCGGGGTCAGCCGGCTGCTCGACGAGGGCGCCGGGACCACCTCCACGCGCGCCGGCACCGCCTCGGCGGCCTCCGAGCAGGTCAGCCAGAGCATCGACAATATGGCTGCGGCCGCCGAGCAGATGACCGCCAGCATCCAGGAGATCGCGCGCAACGCCAGCAACGCCGCCGGCGTGGGCGCCCAGGCGGTAGATATTGCCCAGTCGACCAACGACACGATGTCGAAGCTGGGCACGAGCAGCACCGAAATCGGCAAGGTCATCAAGGTGATCACCTCCATCGCCCAGCAGACGAACCTGTTGGCGCTCAACGCCACCATCGAGGCGGCGAGGGCCGGCGAAGCTGGCAAGGGATTTGCAGTTGTTGCCAACGAGGTCAAGGAGTTGGCCAAGGAGACGGCGCGGGCCACCGAGGAGATCGGCGAGCAGGTGCAGTCCATCCAAGACGACGCTTCGGCCGCGGTCGACGCGATCACCCAGATTTCGGAGGTCGTCAACCAGATCAACGACTTGCAGCACGCGATCGCCTCGGCGGTCGAGGAGCAAACCGCAACAACCAACGAGATCAGCCGCAGCGCCGCCGAAGCCGCGCGCGGCAGCAATGAAGTGTCGGCGAGCATCGTCGACGTGGCCGATGCGGCCGACGCCACCACCGGGATGGCCAACGAGACGCTCAACTCCGCCGACGCCCTCAAGGGCACGGCCGGTGAGCTGAGCAAGCTCGTGGCCCGCTTCCAACTGTGA
- a CDS encoding chemotaxis protein CheX: MQLTDADFEELIRSIWSIFAQPELEAASHDALAEHASEMMITAVVHVTGEEDGSVVVECPSRMASRLAGALFGLEADELADDEVHDALGEVANMLGGNVKGLFPSGSQLSLPTVVEGREFKLDLPGTQVALCQTYVSDGLAIRFSLMDRPSDA, encoded by the coding sequence ATGCAGCTAACCGACGCCGATTTTGAAGAACTGATCCGCAGCATCTGGAGCATCTTCGCGCAACCCGAGCTCGAAGCGGCCAGCCACGACGCGCTCGCCGAGCACGCCAGCGAAATGATGATCACCGCCGTGGTCCACGTGACCGGAGAAGAGGACGGCTCGGTGGTCGTCGAGTGCCCCTCGCGCATGGCCTCGCGGCTGGCCGGGGCGCTGTTCGGCCTGGAGGCCGACGAGCTGGCCGACGACGAGGTCCACGATGCCCTGGGTGAGGTGGCCAATATGCTCGGTGGCAACGTCAAAGGGCTGTTCCCCAGCGGCTCGCAGCTGTCGCTGCCCACGGTGGTCGAGGGACGCGAGTTCAAGCTCGACCTGCCCGGCACCCAAGTGGCGCTGTGCCAGACCTATGTCAGCGATGGCTTGGCCATCCGTTTTTCCTTGATGGACCGCCCCAGCGACGCCTGA
- a CDS encoding response regulator, which translates to MSSSKRILVIDDSRAMRMLIARSLRKLDCEVVEACDGQDALDQLDQIGPIDGALVDWNMPRMNGIDFVRAVRGKPHWDTVPLVMVTSETDVERISEALESGANEYVIKPFTDDGLTAKLQTAGVLE; encoded by the coding sequence ATGAGCAGTTCGAAACGAATCTTGGTGATCGACGACTCGCGCGCCATGCGCATGTTGATCGCCCGGAGTTTACGCAAGCTCGACTGCGAGGTGGTCGAGGCCTGCGATGGCCAAGACGCCCTCGACCAGCTCGACCAGATCGGCCCCATCGACGGGGCGCTGGTCGACTGGAATATGCCGCGGATGAACGGCATCGACTTTGTGCGCGCGGTGCGCGGCAAGCCCCACTGGGACACTGTGCCGCTGGTGATGGTCACCAGCGAGACCGACGTGGAGCGCATCAGCGAGGCGTTGGAATCGGGGGCCAACGAGTACGTCATCAAGCCCTTTACCGACGACGGGTTGACCGCCAAGCTCCAGACGGCTGGAGTGCTGGAATGA
- a CDS encoding methyl-accepting chemotaxis protein, whose translation MSTAPIQTEDPRLAVILEGLSAATAGDLSVHFDCEGEDDYAQIADALNEFFSVLRDDFAEMAQASRGVAEACGELQRISTEMDGSSAKTDEQAKQAHQLTSDLGTNIMAAASGAEQMTASIQEIARSASNAATVGQDAVDVAQSTNTTMERLGHSSREIGKVIKVITSIAEQTNLLALNATIEAARAGEAGKGFAVVANEVKELAKETAAATDDIGAKIATIQENTDDAVKAIDQITEIIGQINDLQSAIASAVEEQTATTNEISRSIATAADGSQGITEKVTEVSERTSETSTLANNTNNASMFLSQLAGELADLVDKYRR comes from the coding sequence ATGAGCACCGCACCGATTCAAACGGAAGATCCGCGCCTGGCGGTTATCCTGGAGGGGTTGTCGGCCGCCACGGCGGGGGACCTGTCCGTGCACTTCGACTGCGAAGGCGAGGATGACTACGCTCAGATCGCCGACGCCCTCAACGAGTTCTTCTCAGTGTTGCGCGACGACTTTGCCGAGATGGCCCAGGCTTCTCGAGGCGTGGCCGAAGCGTGCGGGGAGTTGCAGCGCATCAGCACCGAGATGGACGGAAGCTCGGCCAAGACCGACGAGCAGGCCAAGCAGGCCCACCAGCTGACCAGCGACCTGGGCACCAACATCATGGCGGCGGCCAGCGGCGCCGAGCAGATGACCGCCAGCATCCAGGAGATCGCGCGCAGCGCCAGCAACGCCGCCACGGTCGGCCAAGACGCGGTGGACGTGGCTCAATCGACCAACACCACCATGGAGCGCCTGGGACACAGCAGTCGCGAGATCGGCAAGGTCATCAAGGTGATCACCTCCATCGCCGAGCAGACCAACCTGCTGGCGCTCAACGCCACCATCGAGGCCGCCCGGGCCGGCGAGGCGGGCAAGGGCTTTGCGGTCGTGGCCAACGAGGTCAAAGAGCTGGCCAAGGAGACCGCCGCGGCGACCGACGATATCGGCGCCAAGATCGCGACCATCCAGGAGAATACCGACGACGCCGTCAAAGCCATCGACCAGATCACCGAGATCATCGGCCAGATCAACGACCTGCAGAGCGCCATCGCCTCGGCGGTCGAGGAGCAGACGGCCACCACCAACGAGATCAGCCGAAGCATCGCCACGGCCGCCGACGGCAGCCAGGGCATCACCGAAAAGGTCACCGAGGTCTCCGAGCGCACCTCCGAGACGAGTACGTTGGCCAACAACACCAACAACGCATCGATGTTTTTGTCACAACTGGCCGGCGAACTGGCCGATTTGGTCGACAAGTACCGCCGTTAA
- a CDS encoding response regulator has translation MKILIVDDSRAMRMLVKRTLRQTGVEIAEIEEAADGNEGLAKVGDWAPDLIFCDWNMPEMNGIDFLQKLRGGGDQTPFVFVTSEISDELRERAFANGAQSFVTKPFTVDAFNDVFGLLG, from the coding sequence ATGAAGATCCTGATTGTCGACGATAGCCGCGCCATGCGCATGCTCGTCAAACGTACCCTGCGCCAGACCGGCGTGGAGATCGCCGAGATCGAAGAGGCCGCCGACGGCAACGAAGGGCTGGCCAAAGTGGGCGACTGGGCGCCCGACCTGATCTTTTGCGACTGGAATATGCCGGAGATGAACGGCATCGACTTTTTGCAGAAGCTTCGCGGGGGCGGCGACCAGACCCCGTTTGTGTTCGTGACCTCCGAGATCTCGGACGAGCTGCGCGAGCGAGCCTTCGCCAACGGCGCCCAGTCGTTTGTCACCAAACCCTTCACCGTCGATGCCTTCAACGACGTGTTCGGCCTGTTGGGCTGA
- a CDS encoding chemotaxis protein CheA produces MDEIIQEFLVESYESLDRMDADFVQLEREPDAKAILERVFRDIHTIKGTAGALGFGQLEKVAHAGENLLDSARDGELALDADVISALLAMVDAVRAMLVEIEEHSSDDSVDFGELIERLKAVGSAEGAPEPAAEPAPAAEPEPAPTPAPVAQPAPTPAPEQAAPPEKAAEPEKAAEPANALAAAGAKRSSQVADQTLRVSVDLLEKLMNLVGELVLARNQILQHSNEAEDRDFLATTQRLNLITSELQESVMKARMQPIRNIWNKFPRLVRDIAHACGKQVRVEMEGQDTELDKTLIEAINDPLIHLVRNAVDHGIEPPEVRLASDKPAEGTLLLRAYHQDGQVNIEIRDDGGGIDPDKLRRTAVAKNVISPEQAAALSHQELFKLIFAPGFSTAEKVSNVSGRGVGMDVVRTNIERIGGSIDIQSEVGVGTTIKVEIPLTLAIIPALIVTCGQGRYAIPQVSLLELVRLDADNLADRIETIYNAPVYRLRGNLLPLVFLHHELGLTQADEDVLAEASNKALNIVVLQAAGQQFGLVVDAIIDTEEIVVKPLGQQLNDIAAYAGATIMGDGRVALILDVPGIARNADVLGAQTSDRLVDAERREAAEASSTERALLVRTPDDGRMVMPLSQVSRLEEIPRRRVERTGSSAVVQYRGEILPLVYLSSVLPERRTTPRRADTLEPEVDEQTLQVVVYQRGRYSVGLVVDQILDIVETSLEIQLPSSRPGVLGSIVMDERVTEVLDVEAILEPHVSAA; encoded by the coding sequence ATGGACGAGATCATCCAGGAATTCTTGGTCGAGAGCTACGAGAGCCTCGACCGCATGGACGCTGACTTTGTGCAGCTCGAGCGCGAGCCGGACGCCAAGGCGATCCTCGAGCGCGTGTTTCGCGATATCCATACGATCAAAGGCACCGCCGGTGCGCTGGGCTTCGGCCAGCTCGAGAAGGTCGCCCACGCCGGGGAGAACCTGCTCGATAGCGCGCGCGACGGGGAGTTGGCGCTCGACGCCGACGTCATCAGCGCGCTGTTGGCGATGGTCGACGCGGTGCGTGCGATGCTCGTCGAGATCGAGGAGCACTCGAGCGACGATAGCGTCGACTTCGGCGAGCTTATCGAGCGCCTCAAGGCGGTCGGGTCGGCGGAAGGGGCGCCCGAGCCTGCTGCCGAGCCGGCGCCTGCTGCGGAGCCCGAGCCGGCGCCGACGCCCGCGCCCGTCGCTCAGCCCGCGCCCACGCCGGCACCTGAGCAAGCTGCCCCGCCCGAAAAAGCTGCCGAGCCGGAAAAAGCTGCCGAGCCGGCCAATGCGCTGGCGGCGGCCGGCGCGAAGCGAAGCTCGCAGGTCGCCGACCAGACGTTGCGTGTGTCGGTCGACCTGCTCGAGAAGCTCATGAACTTGGTCGGTGAGCTTGTGTTGGCGCGCAACCAGATCTTGCAGCACTCCAACGAGGCCGAGGACCGCGACTTTTTGGCGACCACCCAGCGCCTCAACCTGATCACCAGCGAGCTGCAGGAGAGCGTCATGAAGGCGCGCATGCAGCCCATCCGCAATATCTGGAACAAGTTCCCCAGGCTGGTGCGCGACATCGCGCATGCGTGCGGCAAGCAGGTGCGTGTGGAGATGGAGGGGCAGGACACCGAGCTCGACAAGACGCTCATCGAGGCGATCAACGACCCGCTCATCCACCTGGTGCGAAACGCCGTCGACCACGGCATCGAGCCGCCCGAGGTGCGCCTGGCCAGCGACAAGCCGGCCGAGGGGACCCTGCTGTTGCGCGCCTACCACCAGGACGGGCAGGTCAATATCGAGATCCGCGACGACGGCGGGGGCATCGACCCCGACAAGCTGCGGCGCACGGCGGTGGCCAAGAACGTCATCAGCCCCGAGCAGGCCGCCGCGCTGAGCCATCAGGAGCTGTTCAAGCTCATCTTCGCCCCCGGGTTCTCGACCGCCGAGAAGGTCAGCAACGTCAGCGGGCGCGGGGTGGGCATGGACGTGGTGCGCACCAATATCGAGCGCATCGGCGGCAGCATCGACATCCAGAGTGAGGTGGGCGTGGGCACGACCATCAAGGTCGAGATCCCGCTGACCCTGGCGATCATCCCGGCGCTCATCGTCACCTGCGGCCAGGGCCGCTACGCCATCCCGCAGGTCAGCCTGCTCGAGCTGGTGCGCCTGGACGCCGACAACCTCGCCGACCGCATCGAGACGATTTACAACGCGCCGGTCTACCGGCTGCGCGGCAACCTGTTGCCGCTGGTCTTCCTGCACCACGAGCTGGGGCTGACCCAGGCCGACGAGGACGTGCTGGCCGAGGCGAGCAACAAGGCGCTCAATATCGTGGTGCTGCAGGCCGCCGGCCAGCAATTCGGCCTGGTGGTCGACGCGATCATCGATACCGAAGAGATCGTGGTCAAACCCTTGGGCCAGCAGCTCAACGACATCGCCGCGTACGCCGGGGCGACGATCATGGGCGACGGGCGCGTGGCCCTGATTCTGGACGTGCCCGGCATCGCCCGTAACGCCGACGTGCTCGGCGCGCAGACCAGCGACCGGCTGGTCGACGCCGAGCGCCGCGAGGCGGCCGAGGCGTCGTCGACCGAGCGCGCGCTTTTGGTGCGCACGCCCGACGACGGGCGCATGGTCATGCCGCTGTCGCAGGTCAGCCGCCTCGAGGAGATTCCTCGCCGCCGCGTCGAGCGCACCGGCAGCTCGGCGGTGGTCCAGTACCGCGGCGAGATCTTGCCGCTGGTCTACCTCTCCTCGGTGCTGCCCGAGCGGCGCACCACCCCCCGACGTGCCGACACCCTCGAGCCCGAGGTCGACGAACAGACCCTGCAGGTCGTCGTCTACCAGCGCGGCCGCTACTCGGTGGGCCTGGTGGTCGACCAGATTCTGGACATCGTCGAAACCTCCCTGGAGATCCAGCTGCCCAGCAGCCGGCCGGGGGTGCTCGGCAGCATCGTCATGGACGAGCGGGTCACCGAGGTGCTCGACGTCGAAGCCATTCTCGAGCCGCACGTGTCGGCTGCTTAA
- a CDS encoding chemotaxis protein CheW: MQNTTRQLCTFYLGRLFMGVEVTKVLEVIRSTELTPVPLAPDCVSGLINLRGQIVSALDLRRRLSLPDAKEGTDPVNIVLHREEGPVSMLVDDIGDVITLDDSRFESTPQTVLGNVRDVLEGVYKTDTELLLVIDPDRVVDVS, from the coding sequence ATGCAGAACACGACCCGACAACTGTGCACCTTCTACCTGGGCCGCCTCTTTATGGGCGTCGAGGTGACCAAGGTCTTGGAGGTGATTCGCTCCACCGAGCTGACCCCGGTGCCCCTGGCGCCCGACTGCGTCAGCGGCCTGATCAACCTGCGCGGCCAGATCGTCAGCGCGCTCGACCTGCGCCGGCGGCTCAGCCTGCCCGACGCCAAGGAGGGCACCGACCCGGTCAATATCGTGCTGCACCGCGAAGAGGGCCCGGTGAGCATGCTCGTCGACGATATCGGCGACGTGATCACCCTGGACGACTCGCGCTTCGAGTCGACCCCGCAGACGGTGCTGGGCAACGTGCGCGACGTGCTCGAGGGGGTCTACAAGACCGACACCGAGCTGTTGCTGGTCATCGACCCCGACCGGGTGGTCGACGTGTCCTGA
- a CDS encoding CheR family methyltransferase: MTQLQRHDLKFLARFLHEQAALVVDEDKDYLIQARLLPVVRKQELGSMADLVAKLRANPYSELGRQVVEAMTTNETLFFRDRHPFETLRKYIIPELITRNAESRRLDIWSAACSSGQELYTVAMEIRRHFPDLCRGWKLNLLGSDIDTAVLEQARQGTFNQVEVNRGLPAQLLIKYFHRRGAKWEIDDAFKRMVEFRQINLAKPWPYLPKMDVILLRNVLIYFDDATREAIMRRAHQLLREDGYLMLGGCETAIKVDGAWRVEKFGPTVVYRPQRPSQSASRRAAAVTAFK; encoded by the coding sequence ATGACTCAACTACAACGCCATGACCTCAAGTTCCTCGCACGTTTCCTGCACGAGCAAGCCGCGCTGGTCGTCGACGAGGACAAAGATTATCTGATTCAAGCGCGCCTGCTGCCGGTGGTGCGCAAGCAGGAGCTGGGCTCGATGGCCGACCTGGTCGCCAAGCTTCGGGCCAACCCGTATTCGGAGTTGGGCCGGCAGGTGGTCGAGGCGATGACGACCAACGAGACGCTGTTCTTCCGCGATCGTCATCCGTTCGAGACCTTGCGCAAGTACATCATCCCGGAGTTGATCACGCGTAACGCCGAGTCGCGCCGCCTCGACATCTGGTCGGCGGCCTGCTCGAGCGGCCAGGAGCTGTACACGGTCGCCATGGAGATCCGCCGCCACTTCCCCGACCTGTGTCGCGGCTGGAAGCTCAACCTGTTGGGCAGCGACATCGACACCGCCGTGCTCGAGCAGGCTCGCCAGGGCACGTTCAACCAGGTCGAGGTCAACCGGGGACTGCCCGCCCAGCTTCTGATCAAGTATTTCCACCGCCGCGGGGCCAAGTGGGAGATCGACGACGCGTTCAAGCGCATGGTCGAGTTTCGCCAGATCAACCTGGCCAAGCCGTGGCCCTACTTGCCCAAGATGGACGTCATCTTGCTGCGCAACGTGCTCATCTACTTCGACGACGCCACCCGCGAGGCGATCATGCGCCGCGCCCATCAACTGCTACGCGAGGACGGCTACCTGATGCTGGGCGGCTGCGAGACGGCCATCAAGGTCGACGGGGCGTGGCGCGTCGAGAAGTTCGGACCCACGGTGGTCTATCGGCCCCAACGGCCCAGTCAGTCGGCCTCGCGCCGTGCTGCGGCAGTGACGGCGTTCAAATGA
- a CDS encoding FHA domain-containing protein, translated as MTLRNFSDYIAEWGRLGADEFRIRYQRPALLGLCVVGELEEEGERGEARTFMAALQEEDDPASLRGRIWLFYERFYAQTEAVRLGRSADNDIVVPDYAISTTHCEFHIQEGGLVVVDLASHNGTYVNDYRLTPHSPFIVDDQDELILGRYKFEYLAAATFAERVEKMASL; from the coding sequence TTGACGCTGCGAAATTTCTCCGACTATATCGCCGAGTGGGGACGCCTCGGCGCCGACGAGTTCCGAATCCGCTATCAGCGCCCGGCGCTGCTGGGGCTTTGCGTCGTCGGCGAGCTCGAGGAAGAAGGCGAGCGCGGCGAAGCGCGCACGTTCATGGCCGCCCTGCAGGAAGAAGACGATCCCGCCAGCCTGCGCGGGCGCATCTGGTTGTTCTACGAGCGGTTCTACGCCCAAACCGAGGCGGTGCGGCTGGGACGCTCGGCCGACAACGACATCGTCGTGCCCGACTACGCCATCTCGACGACCCACTGCGAGTTCCACATCCAAGAAGGCGGCCTGGTCGTCGTCGATCTGGCCTCGCACAACGGCACCTACGTCAACGACTACCGCCTCACTCCTCACAGCCCGTTCATCGTCGACGATCAAGACGAGCTGATCTTGGGGCGCTACAAGTTCGAGTACTTGGCCGCCGCGACCTTTGCCGAGCGCGTCGAGAAGATGGCCTCCCTCTGA